GGCTGACCGGGCAGGTTCAGGATCAGGCTCTGCTTGCGGATCACGCCCACCTGTCGTGACAGGATCGCGGTCGGCACGAACTTGAGGCTGACCTGGCGCATCTGCTCGCCAAAGCCGGGCATCACCCGGTCGGCAACCGCCAGCGTGGCTTCCGGCGTGACATCGCGCGGCGCCGGGCCGGTGCCGCCGGTGGTGAGCACCAGGTGACAGCCGACGTCGTCGACCAGCTCGCGCAGCGTAGCTTCGATCAGCGCCTGCTCGTCGGCGATCAGCCGGGTTTCGGTGCTGAACGGCGTGGCGATGGCCAGACTCAGCCAGTCCAGCAATGCCGGAATGCCCTTGTCTTCATAAATGCCCTGGCTGGCACGATCAGAAATGGAAACCAGACCGATCTTGATGCTCATGTTCACTCGTCCTGCGTGTCGTCTTGCTCGTCGTCGCTATTGGCCGGCTTGCCCTGTTCCGGAATCAGCTCTTTCAGCAGCTGGAACACCTGGCGGTTGGCTTTCGGCGGCTTGCTTTCCTCGCGCTCCTTGCGGGCATTGCGCACCATGGTGCGCAGCTGCTGCACGTCCAGCTGCGGAAAGTCGTTGATCAACTGCTGCACGTGGCTGTCGTCTTCCACCAGCCGTTCGCGCCAGCGCTCCAGCAGGTGCAGCCAGCGGGTATGGGCACTGGAATCGCCGCGCAGCGCGGCCAGTTGCTGTTCGATCGGCTCCGGATCGATGTCGCGCATCAGCTTGCCGATGTACTGCAGCTGGCGGCGCTTGGCGCCGTTGGCGGTGATTTTCTGGAAATCGAGTACGGCGACCAGCAGGCCGTCGTCCAGATTCATTTTCTTCAGTTTGGCGGCCGGCAGTTCAGTCAGTGCGCGGCCGATGTCCTGCAGCGCATCCATGTCGCGTTTGCGTTGCGATTTGCTGGCAGGTAGCGCATCAGCGCCATCATTATGGTATTCAGGCATGGTAAGGCTTGGTTACGGTTTCAAGCTGGTATGATACCGGAAAAGCACAAGCCACGGCCGATCACCGTGCCATTCCGTGGCGCTATCGTTGACAGATGAAGAAGGCTGCTATGTCAGAACAGATTTTTTCCTACAGCTCACCCGAGCTGGAGTCCATCGCCAGCCGGATACTGGAGCTGGCGCGCGCCGGCGGCGCCACCGCCGCGGAAGCCGACATCTCCGAAGGCTGCGGCCATAGCGTGTCGGTGCGCCTAGCGGAAGTGGAGACCATCGAGTACAACCGCGACAAGGGCGTCTCGATCACGCTGTATCTGGGCCAGAAGAAGGGCCACGCCAGCACCTCCGATTTTTCCGACGTCGCCTTGCAGGACACCGTCAATGCCGCGCTGAACATTGCGCGCTATACCGCCGCCGACGATTGCGCCGGGCTGGCCGATCCGGC
The nucleotide sequence above comes from Vogesella indigofera. Encoded proteins:
- the mog gene encoding molybdopterin adenylyltransferase, encoding MSIKIGLVSISDRASQGIYEDKGIPALLDWLSLAIATPFSTETRLIADEQALIEATLRELVDDVGCHLVLTTGGTGPAPRDVTPEATLAVADRVMPGFGEQMRQVSLKFVPTAILSRQVGVIRKQSLILNLPGQPKAIRETLEGLRDGEQVVVPGIFAAVPYCLDLIGAPWLETRDAVVKAFRPKSAVKPGA
- the yjgA gene encoding ribosome biogenesis factor YjgA; its protein translation is MPEYHNDGADALPASKSQRKRDMDALQDIGRALTELPAAKLKKMNLDDGLLVAVLDFQKITANGAKRRQLQYIGKLMRDIDPEPIEQQLAALRGDSSAHTRWLHLLERWRERLVEDDSHVQQLINDFPQLDVQQLRTMVRNARKEREESKPPKANRQVFQLLKELIPEQGKPANSDDEQDDTQDE